In Coriobacteriia bacterium, a single window of DNA contains:
- a CDS encoding AEC family transporter, whose translation MTATALASTILTFTAIVGVGALLRATGVLRREHAKPINAVIIYVGLPAYIFRAVHGAALRTDLLGVVAVAWLVFGVMLALGWLGARLLKLPREVAGGFIVATALGNTGYIGYPITAALLGTEHLTEAIFYDVFGTVFALALVGLLVAQRFGTNDEARINPLRELVTFPAVIALAAALLLRTVPIPSPVMDGLGLLANMVAPLIMISVGVSLRWRTIGRQALPLATLTGLRLLAAPVIGLALGLVLLGPGVPLQVAVLEAGMPAMMLTLVVGERFGLDTDFIASAIFVTTAASALTLPLVQLLAFR comes from the coding sequence ATGACTGCAACCGCGCTGGCGTCCACGATCCTAACCTTCACGGCGATCGTGGGCGTCGGTGCGCTGCTTCGCGCGACCGGCGTCCTTCGGCGCGAGCACGCGAAGCCCATCAACGCCGTCATCATCTACGTCGGCCTTCCTGCCTACATCTTCCGAGCGGTTCATGGCGCCGCGCTGCGCACGGACCTGCTCGGAGTGGTCGCGGTCGCCTGGCTTGTCTTCGGGGTGATGCTGGCGCTCGGTTGGCTCGGCGCCCGGCTCCTTAAGCTTCCACGGGAGGTCGCTGGGGGCTTCATCGTCGCAACCGCACTGGGAAACACCGGCTACATCGGCTATCCCATCACGGCCGCCTTGCTGGGTACGGAGCATCTGACGGAGGCGATCTTCTACGACGTCTTCGGGACGGTGTTCGCGCTGGCGCTCGTAGGCCTGCTGGTCGCGCAACGATTCGGAACCAACGACGAGGCGCGCATCAACCCGCTTCGCGAGCTGGTGACCTTCCCCGCTGTCATCGCACTTGCGGCCGCGCTTCTGCTGCGCACCGTGCCGATTCCGAGCCCGGTAATGGATGGGTTAGGACTGCTCGCCAACATGGTGGCACCGCTCATCATGATCTCCGTGGGCGTCTCGCTTCGTTGGCGAACCATCGGTCGTCAGGCACTTCCGCTTGCAACGCTCACTGGCCTGCGCTTGCTGGCAGCGCCCGTGATCGGGCTGGCCCTTGGGCTGGTCTTGCTTGGGCCCGGCGTGCCGTTGCAGGTGGCCGTGCTGGAGGCGGGGATGCCGGCGATGATGCTCACATTGGTGGTAGGCGAGCGGTTTGGGCTCGACACCGATTTCATCGCGTCGGCGATCTTCGTGACTACCGCTGCCTCAGCACTCACGCTGCCGCTGGTGCAGCTCCTAGCGTTTCGCTAG